A segment of the Gallus gallus isolate bGalGal1 chromosome 17, bGalGal1.mat.broiler.GRCg7b, whole genome shotgun sequence genome:
CTCCAATTTAAGGCAAGTAAATGTGGATGTACTTTTGACtctaaaacaaggaaaatgctTCAGGGGCTTTTCACAACCCATCACACTGTGTGATGCTTTTTCCTCTCGTAGTGTTGTCAGCTGATACAGCTGCTGTACTGTGAGATTCATCTGGAACAGAGAAGAAATCTACTGGGTTGTTCCCTCTGCACCCAAATGGGTTACATCAGTGTTCTTTGCATATCTCCCTTCAGAGGAGACTTCCTTCCCCATACCCTGTGCCCATATCTTCCTGCTGGCTGAGTAAGGCTTTCATCACATCACAGTTGTGATTATTTCAGTCATACAACAATCTTTACATGATAAGCAGCAAGAACACATCAGCTGAACGTGCAATAACCTTTCCTTCTGGCTAGTGTTAGCCTCTCTGGTGGTTCACCTGATCTCATGTACCATGTATaacactgactttttttctgtgtgtgaatgatcttccatttctttttgcagCCATAAAAATTGTAAATAGTTCTTAGAAGATCTTAGCgatcttattttctctgtttcttttttagcaaaagcacaaacagaaaatgaaagggaataCTGTGAACGTGCGCCGAGCAGTCCAGGTGAAAACAAAGGCCCCCTGGATGCCCCCAGGAAAAACATCTGTCCTTGATTCCACCTACAAATGGGAGGTAGGACTGCTTCTGCTCCCTCAAGCAAGCTTTAGCTGAGGTTGAGGAGAGTGGTTGTGTAGAATCAGGctggagggagctgggctgaTAGGAAAGAAGGGCACTGTCACTTACAATCCATTTGGAGTGTTTCTTGTAtgtctctttcatttttaaatatagaaaaataagaaattcatTAACAGCTGATGTCCATCTCGTGTGTTTCCATCTCTAGCATGCAAATTTACTTGTTAGTTCCTGCTGTGTTTAACATTGATGCAGTCTGACCTGGAATTTTGTGTGCGGTTCTGGGCTCTACAATTTAAAAAGGATTTTGAGATATTTGAGTGCTCCCAggggagggcaacaaagctggctGAAGGGCTGGGAGGTATGGGAGGGCATACAGCTATAAGAGCACTGCGTGTGTTAGATCTGATGGAAAGGACATTGAGAGTGACCTCATCCCACTTCACAGCTGCAGCAACTGTGTGGTGTTTGTATTGTTTTCTCGCTGACTGCTCCTCAGCTTCAGCTTTTGAATTCCTGGCTCTTCCGGGATGAGaatttgagttttctttttctctttttttttctcttttattctttctgcatttttgaaCACGTGGAAATAAGAGCTGTTTAcgttctgcttttcctccctaGTCTCATTGCAGTGAAGTGACGCGGTCTCTAGTTTTGGTAGTTAGGTTTAGAACACAATTTATACCTTTGTATGTGAAAATAAGATgctatttattgtttttcactAGGGACCAACTCACCGCCTGGAAATTACACCTCCAGAGTCCGAAAAGATGATGTCAGTATTGCGCCTGAGTGATCTCTCTACAGATGAGGAAGATGCAGTTTGCTGCAAAATGAATGAATACGAAAGGAAGATAGATAGCCTGATGAATGTGGTGGGAACACTAAAGAATGAGGTGAGGGAACCAAGTAAAGACCTGCTGGTTCTGGCTTTGTAGCTGATTATTTGGCAAGAGGAGACAAGAGCCTCGATGAAGTGGAAAACTGCTCAGCctgttgcttgttttgcttaaaGAAATCAGTCTGAGCTGTTCAGAAAATCAGAACTAATTTACTGAAAAATTCATTATGCCCTACTATGAAAATCCTTTAAGCCGTGTCAGTTCCATAAGGTATCCCCGAGCTTTAGTTTCCAGATCATCTTTCTTCAATCCAAGCCCAAAATCTGGGAAGTTGCCATTCCAGAAGGTGAAAAGCACAGTTTGGTGATGTTCTATTCTTGAAGAATCCACTTATTGCTCAAAATAGTTTCTCTGATTCTCCTCTAAAATTCACAGACCAGTGATATTGTTTCTTCCAGCTTAAGAGCATCATTATGTGCTTGACATCATTTAAAAGATGGATAGGAGAGGCTTCCAGATTTCATTAGATGCttggagagagaggaaagggcaactatttatttcctctgaGGGTCGCAGAGATTGTATTCTTACTTAATTTATGCAAAACTAAATGAAGTTCAAAACAGTAAATGAGAATAGAATGAGTGTATTTTTATACTAagccttttctattttatttgtgCTACAAAAAGTTAAAGAAGTTACTTGCATAATTGTAAGAACAAAATTCTGTTCTGATAATGAGTGGATTGAATCTAAACGTTTGGTGGCATCGTTTAAGTAAATCCGTGCTGTAAGATCACTTTCCTTTTGTTAGCTGCAATTCTGTGCAAGCGGGGGAATCTCAGGTGACCTTTTCTGCtgcataaacaaacaaacctggtGCACCAATTCAACCTCCCTCCATATTCTCTCTTCTTgtgcattttcagctgtttgtgcTCCCAACTGCCTGGTGGGATGCATGGGGAGCAGCGGTCAACTTCTGGTTTGTcttaaattctatttaaatatctttttcagGCTAAGTTACAGAAACAGGAGCAAAGGCAGCAAATGACAAAACGTCTGCTTgaggagcagaaagaagagctgaatGAGGTCACACAGGAGCTGGCAGAATCAGAACATGAGAACACGCTGCTCAGGCGCAATATTGAACGCatgagggaagagaaagatCTGACTATGTAAGAAAGCACCAATTCGCCATTGTGATTAGTGGAATTTACAGGACGCCTTACTGCTGGTGTTATTTGAGGATGTAGTTTGTACCCTCGGTTGTGGTGCTGCTGAAGAGCTGatggtttggggtttttatCATCTGCTACAAAGGGGAATTCAGATGGCAGTAGCTGTAGAGAAGGGTTCTAGCATGGTCATGGGAATGGAAAAAGTCCTGCTCTGTTGGGAAGCTGAAAGAGGTTGGCTTGGGTAGCCTGCTGTGGGGTCACCATAGCTTTGCAGATAATATTTTGAACATCGAGATGTTATTTGGTTTGTGAATGTGTTGatacaacaacaaataaatgtGAAGCTGAAAACTAGAGGAGAATTTCTGACCTTTGTGAAGAATCACTGAGGCAGAAGTGAGAGCCCATGAGAGGGCCTggattgtggtttttttcttagTGATCCCTGAAGATCTCTGATGTTCTTGTAGGTGTCTGAAGAATTAGGGAAGTTTACCTCCATTGGGGCATCTGTGTttggagatttttctttttctttttcttgaaaacatcACCAGATTGTCAATAGTATGGATTCCTTCTACCAACAATGTGACTACTGCTGAGATCACAGCCTCTAGCTAAAAACTTGGAGCTGTATGCGTTAGTGTTTCATGTTGAGCCACTTGAAGTCTTATCTCCAGTAATGCTTAAGGTCCCAGGAAATGCCCGGCATTGTATTTTGGCCTTAGTAGTGTGTGCAAGCTTTGGTAGAAGCTAAATTTGTCCCCACTAAATTATAGTTTCATAGTTGTGATCCTAGCAAGCTCTTGGAGCCGACATATTGTCTTCTGTAAGGACAACTTCTGCAGTGAGAGAAGGTGAACTTAGGTAGCTTTTATCCCgtgttcagtgttttatttctcttgttttaaCCCAAATAACTGTATATTCATACTGTCTGGTACAGCTGTCAAAGTTTCACATTCCTCTGATGGCTGAATTCTCATTGCAGGCTACAGAAAAAGTACTTGCAGCATGAGAAGGAGTGCCTGCTGTCCAAGCTGAGTGAGGCAGagagggatggagcagcagcagccagagagATTCATGCCCTGAAAAGTACAATTGAGAGACTCAGCGTTGTAggtgttggcttttttgttcTTGCCTTTGCTGCATTGTTCTGTTTTATGgctctcttaaaaaaatattgttgcAGTTGCTGATCCAGAGAAATGTAAGAAGTTGAGGGATTTAACTTGCTGAAGGTGTTTGCTAAATCTCTTTGGAAATTGAGTATTTATTTGCAGCATCCAGTCACCTTCTGTCCATATGGCACTGACTATGGCAATACCCATGCATTTATCAGCTTCACACTTTAGTTCCAGGGTTTGCATGTGAACAATACCTTTGTTTTTTCACTCCTAGGAGAAACACATGAGCAGCTCGGACATTAACATGCTGACAAgacagaaggagctgctgctaCAGAAACTGAGCACTTTTGAAGAAACCAATCGTACACTCCGGGAACTTCTCAGAGAACAGCACGAAAGGGAGGTGAGCAGTGCTGAGTGCTTCAACTTGGATGAGTACTGAAGGCAATATCATATAATGGACTGAAAATGGAACTTGAGTTTGAGAGCTGTGGCTCTTTATCCCAGTGCTGCCTTTGACCATTGTCACAAAGGCTGGTTTTGTTTATTCCTACCTACTTCACTAAAATAAGACTGACTTTTCTGCTGTAGGGATGTCACAGCATCTAAGCCTTTGGCTGCATTAAAAAGTATAGGCACTGTGTTGTTGATCTTCTCATCTGGCAATTACTATTCTTCCTGTAGTATGGCAGAACTGGGAAAGCTTTTTGAGACAGGTTATGATATGTGAAGTACTGAGCAAACTGTACGCTTGGTATCTTCTGGTAATTGCTACCCCAACAATGGGGAGACCTGTTGAGTTCTGCGGTTCCATCTTAAAAGTCTGTAAAAAGCAGGCATTTTAGTTAACAGCTTTTCTcacatatttattttgcagagggATGTTCAGAAGATACTGGAGAAGCAGGGTGTGCTGATGAAAATGTTGGCTGACTCAGATGCAGAGAAGTTGGTAAGCAAACCAGAATATCTTATTCTGCAGAAGACAGAGGATTGCAAGCTCTTTGTGTTCAGCCTTCTGGTCTTACTCTAATGCCTTTTAGAAAAGTATTCTTGTGTCTGTGGTTGTCAGAGCCCCTCTCATTAACAGCCTGCATTACAAAGTGAATCAATTTTCAGAGCCTTTCAAATATGGAGCCTAGATTGGGGATACCACAGCTGAGACCTACATACAAGGACACCATTATGATTTGCAGCATTCTGCTATGAGGAACAGTTTGGGATATTTAAGTGTGTCCTTATCACATTCAGTTCAAGCACGAGTGATTCTGCTTGCCTTTTTCTTTGTGCTGGATGTACAAAGCAAGAATGATACTACATACTTCTTTAAAAAGGTATCTCTGGAGgtggcaaagaaaaaatgcctaCTACAAAAATACCCTGACAGCTGGGATATCAGCCTTCAGTTTGGCTATCGCCTTATTGTTTCTGTAGGTTTATCATGTTATCCTTAGTGATAGCAAAGCATAAAGAGGGTAAGCTTTCTGTTCCTGCTTCTGTAACTAAATGTGTGAATGGGCtggcaccattttttttcccccatatcCTTATCTGTAAGCTGAGAAAAGTGTTCTTACATTGCCAGAAATGATGACATTTGCTGTGAGACATGGGCAGTGTCCTTTGTCTGTATAGTCTTACAAGTATGCAGACCTATCAAGTCCTGGTTCCTGATTGGGTGTTCTGTGCCCTTTTAAGCAATTGCGTGTTTCCctattgctttctgtttgaGGAGACAGCAGACATTTTCTGAAGCTAAGGATGGTGTTGCTGTGGATACAGACAAAGTTGTGGATCTGATGGTCCCTGGAGGGAGGCAATTACACCTGTTTCCCTCCACCTGCTAACCTGAATGTGTTTGGTACTTAAAATCTGAGCggtgtttgttttccagcaacTTCAGATGAGGCTTCaggataaagaaaaagagatcaaCAATCTTGCTGTTCagatacaggaagaaaaggtaGCTTCCTTATCCTGTTTTCCCCTTCTTGCTCCACCTTCACAAATAGTCCAAAATATGGGTTTGTCCTTGCAGACAATTACTTGATAAGGAATCAGATGACTGGCTTGTTTATAAACatattgtttatatatatatatatttatatttataaaaatagaCAGCTTCCTGTTCCCACACAGCTGTGGACTCAATATTCTGCTGAGAAAACATCCATCACCAAGATTAATAGGGAGTATTCTCTCCTTGTTTGGGCCTGTTGTTGAATTACCTTTCTGTTTAAGGTCTTGTGGGTTCCTGATTTCAAATTCACACTTTGCTCCTCTGTTTAAGAATGAAAAGGCAAGTGTAGTGGATGAGATGTGGAGGATGTTTTTCGCTTAAACAAACCTTCCAGGCCAGTCGTTTACATCTGACATAAAATAAATGGTTGTTTATTTGTTGCCCATTTTGCTGGAAAAAGAGGAGCTGTGAAGGTCCATCTGAGGAAGCTGGAGATGGCTGGAGACAGTACCAGATTTCTTCACCAAATGGCCACATACTGTGAAGTGTTCCTTCTCACTGgcttcctgaagaaaaatgcgTGTGACTTGTTTGCATTTGATTTAGGAACAGGCAAGGACAGCGAGTGAGCTCTCAAAATCCTTGGAATCTGTGAGAGGCCATTTACAAGCACAGCTACGACATAAGGAAGCTGAGAACAACCGTCTGACGACGCAGATCCGGGTatgttttcagtgctgcacGTGTGTGTGCAAGTAGTTGACAAGAGTATTTCGTTTTGTTAAGCTCTACAGCTGCATAAAGTAACAGCATTATGTGTAAGTATTTCAGTTAATGAAAAGAATGTTCTTGGGTAGATCAGAAGGCTCAGACCCATACTTCCCTTGGTTAGGGTGGAAATCAGGATTCTGGAGGGCAGTTTGtggaagaggaaatgaagaCTTTTTCAGGAAATATACAAATAGGAataaggagagagagaagtttGGTTCTGAAGTAGCAAGAGGCCATTAGAGTTATGGCCCTTTAACTTAGAGTGAGATTGGCCTCATTTCATTGGAGCTTAAAGGATGTTTGAGAGTCAGCTTTTAATTCTGATATGTGAAATCTTTTGCATCGAGGTGGAATactggaaataatttctgtgttttaagcCATTCTAGAAACCAGATAGGTAACAAAAACTCTCTTGAAGGGCTTCTTAATTTTGGCATCTTCAAACTAGTTTTTCTCCtatgttattattttgtaaCTTGCAGTGAAATAATATGCATAGCTCGAGTAGGCTGTAGCTTTTTGTTTACAAGCAGACAACGTTGCTGGAATGCATTGGGATTAAATGTATAGCTTTGCAGTCTTTCAGCTTTCTATATCCATGTATCCATGTGGACACAAATGATTTTTTCACTTAGACACATCAGCACCAATTCTGTGTTAGGGCAGGATTAAGTAGCAGGTACCCCCAGGCTGAAGGTGTGAGGTTACATGCCAATCTTCCTCCAGTGTTTCTAGGAAATTAGTTGCTGCTTTAGGTATGTAGGTATAAGGACGTAATTCCCTGTGGTGTGTTTCCTCCCCCCGCTGCAGAATCTGGAGCGCAGTGAGGCTCAGCATAAGGCAGAGGTGGAATGTATCAAGGACCAACTGAAAGAACTGAGGCAGAAGGCAGACCGTGATAAAGATGCCCTGAAGAGAGCCCTCCGTGCACAGAAGGAGCGGGCAGAGCGGAGTGAGGAGTGTGCAGGGCAGCTGGCTGTACAGCTGGCAGAAAAGGTACCGATGATACACAGGGAGAGGCCTCATTTCAGGTTGTGCCTCTAAACCTTTGGCTTCtggaagcagccctggggagAACCTCTGCTTTCAACTAATGAGGTTTATTTTTGTCTCAGCGCCTTGGCCCATTTGCGCTAAGTTTAGAACAAATCcagttttctctgctgtcaCAAAACTAGCAggtctgatttttttcaccttgTTCTTCAGAACTGTCTGAGGATTGACAGAAGCCATGAAGATAAAGACTTGTGGTTTTGGCTGAGAGCTCTGAATGAAGTGGGTTGTTAACCACAAACTTAGAGCAGGGAAATACGAAGGCTTTAAAATGCACTGGAATTTCCTATTGAAAATTGACTGAAGGGTATCAAGGAGACATAGAAAAGTCAGATGGTCAGAAGGGAACGTGGATTTTATGCTACTTgatcttttccttgtttttagaATACTGGAGACCAGAGCCAGTACCAAAATTTTACCCATGCTTTATATTTCTGGTAATTTATTTGCTGTCTTCAAAGAGGATTCTCCTTTCCGTGCTgatatgtttattttctaacagCAGTGTTGCTGAAGACCTCTCTGTGAAGACtcaggcaaaacaaaaataaatgctttgatatttttaaatcttaatgAAGTCTCTGCACGTGTGATGCTTAATCATATCAGCATCTGCATGCTGTCTAGATATCCCACATTGAGTCCAGTAATGTTTTTGtcctttgtgtttccttttgaCAGGACAGTTACGTTGCAGAGGCGCTTTCTACCCTGGAGTCTTGGAGGAGTCGCTACAACAAAGTAGTGAAGGATAAGAGCGACCTTGAGTTGGAGATGGTTACAGTGAACAGGTTAAAACAAGATCAGTATGGAGAGAGTAACATGAGTGTGAATGAGTTCGTAGTTCAAGGGTGATTTAATTGAATGCAGTGattaaaatcatttgagttgtCAGTAAACATCCAAGCAAAACCAGCCCTGTCAGTGGGGTAGCAGAGTTTGGAGGGATCAAGACATAACGATGTGGCTTCTGTTGCTGACTTGCCACAGCAGAGGTGGGCTGTAAGGGTTTGCTCAAGCTTAAATCTCTCTGATCCTTTGCCCTTTccaatgtttttaaataatgagggatttctttcttttgagatGTTTGAGATCCTTGAATGAAAGGGATTCGCTCATGGCAGTTTTGACATGATAGTAAATAAATGTGTATCACTGCAGTACGGTTgttgctgcaggaaaaaaaatacgtATGGATATGAGATAAGTATCTCTTTATGTGTGTATCTTGGAGGCAATGCATTTGAGTTCCAGGGGGACAACTCAGGTTGGTTTTCAGTGAGCAAAGAAGATTGAGGTAGCTGACCAGAATGTGGTAGATATGTATGTGTGAATAAAGCAGGAGGATGAAGAAGTAGTGAAAAGCCATGTCTCTGAAGCTAATATTGAAGAATTAGGAGTCTTATTCTTTCTTGTCATTTAAgggttaattttctttctgcatggcAGCCGTATTGCAGATTTGCTTGAACAGCAGGCAACCCTGGAGGACAAGATGCGAGAGGACAGAGATGCCTTGATGGATAAATTGCATCAACAAACTACAGAGACCACTTCTTTCAGAATGGAGAATGAAAGACTAAAGGTCAGTGACTCGGAGCTGAAAGGCTgcac
Coding sequences within it:
- the ODF2 gene encoding outer dense fiber protein 2 isoform X1; this translates as MGEARAAAARRPRKCCCISCPWCGPYGCGTPRRIAAAGEDHLRRPRLWNALGTSRFPSSIENEMTSVSAQSTVSRGGKSLKITQKHKQKMKGNTVNVRRAVQVKTKAPWMPPGKTSVLDSTYKWEGPTHRLEITPPESEKMMSVLRLSDLSTDEEDAVCCKMNEYERKIDSLMNVVGTLKNEAKLQKQEQRQQMTKRLLEEQKEELNEVTQELAESEHENTLLRRNIERMREEKDLTMLQKKYLQHEKECLLSKLSEAERDGAAAAREIHALKSTIERLSVEKHMSSSDINMLTRQKELLLQKLSTFEETNRTLRELLREQHERERDVQKILEKQGVLMKMLADSDAEKLQLQMRLQDKEKEINNLAVQIQEEKEQARTASELSKSLESVRGHLQAQLRHKEAENNRLTTQIRNLERSEAQHKAEVECIKDQLKELRQKADRDKDALKRALRAQKERAERSEECAGQLAVQLAEKDSYVAEALSTLESWRSRYNKVVKDKSDLELEMVTVNSRIADLLEQQATLEDKMREDRDALMDKLHQQTTETTSFRMENERLKASVVPMEEKLNQAHVEVQQLKSSVRNYEDLIETYKSQVLKTRMEAADVAAKLEKCDNEKKALKDEMNKELELARKQFQSQLAELEKLPEILRITETQLAECQDQLQSYEKKNMDLSVMIADLRQRIELQGDKMEMTRERYQSAQEEKKQLTLKAEELERKLETTSTQNIEFLQVIAKREESIHQCQLRLEEKTRECSSLARQLEMAIEDAKRQVEQTRERATSRERAAQSKVLDLETQLSRTKTELNQLRRNKEDAERRYESRLQDLKDRLEQSESTNRSMQNYVQFLKSSYANVFADSALLGSPGRSRSSP
- the ODF2 gene encoding outer dense fiber protein 2 isoform X2; amino-acid sequence: MKNRSSSPPLHVHVDENTPVHVHIKKGQKTTPAKCQQKHKQKMKGNTVNVRRAVQVKTKAPWMPPGKTSVLDSTYKWEGPTHRLEITPPESEKMMSVLRLSDLSTDEEDAVCCKMNEYERKIDSLMNVVGTLKNEAKLQKQEQRQQMTKRLLEEQKEELNEVTQELAESEHENTLLRRNIERMREEKDLTMLQKKYLQHEKECLLSKLSEAERDGAAAAREIHALKSTIERLSVEKHMSSSDINMLTRQKELLLQKLSTFEETNRTLRELLREQHERERDVQKILEKQGVLMKMLADSDAEKLQLQMRLQDKEKEINNLAVQIQEEKEQARTASELSKSLESVRGHLQAQLRHKEAENNRLTTQIRNLERSEAQHKAEVECIKDQLKELRQKADRDKDALKRALRAQKERAERSEECAGQLAVQLAEKDSYVAEALSTLESWRSRYNKVVKDKSDLELEMVTVNSRIADLLEQQATLEDKMREDRDALMDKLHQQTTETTSFRMENERLKASVVPMEEKLNQAHVEVQQLKSSVRNYEDLIETYKSQVLKTRMEAADVAAKLEKCDNEKKALKDEMNKELELARKQFQSQLAELEKLPEILRITETQLAECQDQLQSYEKKNMDLSVMIADLRQRIELQGDKMEMTRERYQSAQEEKKQLTLKAEELERKLETTSTQNIEFLQVIAKREESIHQCQLRLEEKTRECSSLARQLEMAIEDAKRQVEQTRERATSRERAAQSKVLDLETQLSRTKTELNQLRRNKEDAERRYESRLQDLKDRLEQSESTNRSMQNYVQFLKSSYANVFADSALLGSPGRSRSSP
- the ODF2 gene encoding outer dense fiber protein 2 isoform X3 encodes the protein MGEARAAAARRPRKCCCISCPWCGPYGCGTPRRIAAAGEDHLRRPRLWNALGTSRFPSSIENEMTSVSAQSTVSRGGKSLKITQKHKQKMKGNTVNVRRAVQVKTKAPWMPPGKTSVLDSTYKWEGPTHRLEITPPESEKMMSVLRLSDLSTDEEDAVCCKMNEYERKIDSLMNVVGTLKNEAKLQKQEQRQQMTKRLLEEQKEELNEVTQELAESEHENTLLRRNIERMREEKDLTMLQKKYLQHEKECLLSKLSEAERDGAAAAREIHALKSTIERLSVEKHMSSSDINMLTRQKELLLQKLSTFEETNRTLRELLREQHERERDVQKILEKQGVLMKMLADSDAEKLQLQMRLQDKEKEINNLAVQIQEEKEQARTASELSKSLESVRGHLQAQLRHKEAENNRLTTQIRNLERSEAQHKAEVECIKDQLKELRQKADRDKDALKRALRAQKERAERSEECAGQLAVQLAEKDSYVAEALSTLESWRSRYNKVVKDKSDLELEMVTVNSRIADLLEQQATLEDKMREDRDALMDKLHQQTTETTSFRMENERLKASVVPMEEKLNQAHVEVQQLKSSVRNYEDLIETYKSQVLKTRMEAADVAAKLEKCDNEKKALKDEMNKELELARKQFQSQLAELEKLPEILRITETQLAECQDQLQSYEKKNMDLSVMIADLRQRIELQGDKMEMTRERYQSAQEEKKQLTLKAEELERFSCLDLEN